From a region of the Halorubrum sp. BV1 genome:
- the icd gene encoding isocitrate dehydrogenase (NADP(+)): protein MSYDKVDVPEDGEAITLADEETGELNVPSNPIIPIIHGDGIGTDVGPAAQKVLDAAAEATGRSIAWMRVYAGESAREKYDENLPEDTVSAIRSHRVAIKGPLTTPVGAGFRSLNVALRQTLDMYANVRPTYHLEGVPSPVKNPEAMDMITFRENTEDVYAGVEWEAGTDEVEKVREFLEDDMEVADVIHDGPVGIGVKPISEFGSKRLIREAIDYAVANDRDTVTLVHKGNIMKFTEGAFRDWGYEVAEEEYGDDVITEDELWDEHDGEQPEGTVVVNDRIADNMLQQLLTRTDEYEVIATMNLNGDYMSDAAGAQIGGLGIAPGANFGHGRCLAEPVHGSAPKYAGEDKVNPTAMILSGREMLDYLGWDDAADLVRDAVEETIASGQVTYDLHRQIDGGEKLATSEFAEAVVDKIDELA, encoded by the coding sequence ATGAGCTACGACAAGGTCGACGTCCCCGAAGACGGCGAGGCGATCACGCTCGCCGACGAGGAGACCGGCGAGCTGAACGTCCCGTCGAACCCCATCATCCCGATCATTCACGGCGACGGGATCGGCACCGACGTCGGACCGGCAGCACAGAAGGTACTGGACGCCGCAGCGGAGGCGACCGGCCGCTCCATCGCGTGGATGCGCGTCTACGCAGGCGAGAGCGCCCGAGAGAAGTACGACGAGAACCTCCCCGAGGACACGGTGTCTGCCATCCGCAGTCACCGCGTCGCGATCAAGGGGCCGCTGACGACGCCCGTCGGCGCGGGCTTCCGATCGCTGAACGTCGCGCTTCGGCAGACGCTCGATATGTACGCGAACGTCCGGCCGACCTACCACCTCGAAGGCGTCCCGTCGCCCGTGAAAAACCCCGAGGCGATGGACATGATCACCTTCCGTGAGAACACGGAGGACGTCTACGCCGGCGTCGAGTGGGAGGCCGGTACCGACGAGGTAGAAAAGGTACGCGAGTTCCTCGAAGACGACATGGAGGTCGCGGACGTCATCCACGACGGCCCCGTCGGGATCGGCGTCAAACCGATCTCGGAGTTCGGCTCGAAGCGCCTCATCCGCGAGGCGATCGACTACGCCGTCGCCAACGACCGCGACACCGTCACCCTCGTCCACAAGGGGAACATCATGAAGTTCACCGAGGGCGCGTTCCGCGACTGGGGCTACGAGGTCGCAGAGGAGGAGTACGGCGACGACGTCATCACCGAGGACGAGCTATGGGACGAACACGACGGCGAACAGCCCGAGGGCACGGTCGTCGTGAACGACCGCATCGCCGACAACATGCTCCAGCAGCTCCTCACCCGGACGGACGAGTACGAAGTCATCGCGACGATGAACCTCAACGGCGACTACATGTCCGACGCCGCCGGCGCGCAGATCGGCGGTCTGGGCATCGCGCCCGGTGCCAACTTCGGCCACGGCCGCTGTCTCGCCGAGCCGGTCCACGGCTCCGCGCCGAAATACGCGGGCGAGGACAAGGTGAACCCCACCGCGATGATCCTCTCCGGCCGCGAGATGCTCGATTACCTCGGTTGGGACGACGCCGCGGACCTCGTGCGTGACGCCGTCGAAGAGACGATCGCGTCCGGGCAGGTCACCTACGACCTCCACAGGCAGATCGACGGCGGCGAGAAACTCGCGACGAGCGAGTTCGCCGAGGCCGTCGTCGACAAGATCGACGAACTCGCCTGA
- a CDS encoding GTP-dependent dephospho-CoA kinase family protein: MLTLPDSLRDAFKDPLGPVTTDADELLAAAAETAAAHAEPTADDPTVSEAPIVAVGDVVTYHLCAAGRVPDVAVIDGKTEREAVGEEIEAALADPAVRRVAVRNPAASLSAELLSALATAVADDEPVWIEVTGEEDLATLPAILAAPDGASVVYGQPGEGMVRVPVTSETRAEARELFEALDGDVDAAYDALGVDPDDG; the protein is encoded by the coding sequence ATGCTCACCCTACCAGACTCACTCAGAGACGCGTTCAAGGACCCGCTCGGCCCGGTAACCACCGACGCGGACGAGCTGCTCGCGGCGGCAGCGGAGACGGCGGCGGCGCACGCCGAGCCGACCGCGGACGACCCGACCGTGAGCGAGGCTCCGATCGTCGCCGTCGGCGACGTGGTCACCTATCACCTCTGTGCGGCCGGGCGTGTACCCGACGTGGCCGTTATCGACGGGAAGACGGAGCGCGAGGCGGTCGGCGAGGAGATCGAGGCGGCGCTCGCGGACCCGGCGGTCCGACGGGTCGCCGTGCGCAATCCCGCGGCGTCGCTGTCGGCGGAGCTGCTCTCGGCGCTCGCGACGGCGGTGGCCGACGACGAACCGGTGTGGATCGAGGTGACCGGCGAGGAGGACCTCGCGACGCTGCCGGCGATCCTCGCCGCGCCGGACGGGGCGAGCGTCGTCTACGGACAGCCGGGCGAAGGGATGGTTCGGGTTCCGGTCACCTCGGAGACACGGGCCGAGGCTCGCGAGCTGTTCGAGGCGCTCGACGGCGACGTCGACGCGGCGTACGACGCGCTCGGCGTCGATCCGGACGACGGGTGA
- a CDS encoding DUF5810 domain-containing protein, protein MGYACPVCETPQRDGEHLAHHLAFTALLHGDDHAAWLDERVPDWSDRDPDGLAAAVIPHADDAEYHEVFEDTADRGRPNVDDGAHPDPGHGDHAPANGGHSGHAHGSAASPGIVDESGATDPETAEALEKAREMTREMLADGLAGEDDDRDGDDRDDPTA, encoded by the coding sequence ATGGGATACGCGTGCCCCGTCTGTGAGACCCCGCAGCGTGACGGCGAGCACCTCGCACACCACCTCGCGTTCACGGCATTGCTCCACGGCGACGACCACGCCGCGTGGCTCGACGAGCGCGTCCCGGACTGGAGCGACCGCGATCCCGACGGGCTCGCGGCCGCGGTGATCCCCCACGCCGACGACGCCGAGTACCACGAGGTGTTCGAGGACACCGCCGACCGCGGGCGACCGAACGTAGACGATGGCGCGCACCCGGACCCCGGACACGGCGACCACGCCCCCGCGAACGGCGGTCACTCTGGACACGCACACGGCTCCGCCGCGAGCCCCGGTATCGTCGACGAGAGCGGCGCGACCGACCCGGAGACCGCCGAGGCGCTGGAGAAGGCGAGAGAGATGACCCGCGAGATGCTCGCCGACGGGTTGGCGGGCGAGGACGACGACCGCGACGGCGACGACCGCGACGATCCGACCGCGTAA
- a CDS encoding HTTM domain-containing protein: MSDDGRNGSATDRLRTAFGDRLGVDRRALAAFRIGLGIVLLVDLGLRARNLTAFYTDAGVLPRAALAEAYPLAARVSLHALVGDPLAVAALFALAGVAATALAVGHRTGLATAASLALLLSLQARNPLVLNAGDLLVSHLLAVGLLCPLGSRWSVDAVRRDGDAIGAADRSDDGGEWFVGPASALLLAVTIVVYASNALVKLRGTAWTTGEAVGRVFRLTYLHGPLGGLVPEVSGLLAAATYGWVGLLVAAPLLVLATGRIRAALAGVFVAGHLAMPFLLQIGVFPLVSVVGLLPFFPPAAWDRAERRVAPVATRVGGVVGSPRSGPSRPGSMAYRAAAAGRRVAPAVAAVLLAALLCWNALAIGLVATPDPVAAVSDPTESGWDMFAPDPPTTDSLVLATAATADGDRVDALYGDDVAADRPPAAARAYPTARWRKFLTLLADSPDPTRTRHLLGHLCDRAGGRAGAEIERVSVSFAAVDVADGETRVTLLGERRCDGR, encoded by the coding sequence GTGAGTGACGACGGACGAAACGGGTCGGCGACCGACCGCCTGCGCACCGCGTTCGGCGATCGCCTCGGCGTCGACCGGCGCGCGCTCGCGGCGTTCCGGATCGGGCTCGGGATCGTCCTCCTCGTCGACCTCGGGCTCCGCGCGCGGAACCTGACGGCGTTTTACACCGACGCCGGCGTGCTTCCGCGCGCGGCGCTGGCCGAGGCGTACCCGCTCGCCGCCCGTGTCTCGCTTCACGCCCTCGTTGGCGACCCGCTGGCGGTCGCAGCGCTGTTCGCGCTGGCCGGCGTCGCGGCCACCGCGCTCGCGGTCGGCCATCGGACCGGGCTCGCGACCGCGGCGTCGCTCGCGCTCCTGCTATCGTTGCAGGCGCGGAACCCCCTCGTTCTCAACGCGGGCGATCTCCTCGTTTCACACCTGCTCGCCGTCGGCCTGCTGTGTCCGCTCGGCTCGCGGTGGTCGGTCGACGCGGTCAGGCGCGACGGGGACGCGATCGGAGCCGCGGACCGCTCCGACGACGGGGGAGAGTGGTTCGTCGGTCCCGCGTCGGCGCTGCTTTTGGCCGTCACGATCGTGGTCTACGCGTCGAACGCGCTCGTGAAACTCCGCGGCACGGCGTGGACCACCGGCGAGGCCGTCGGCCGGGTGTTCCGACTCACGTACCTCCACGGGCCGCTCGGGGGCCTCGTCCCCGAGGTTTCCGGCCTGCTCGCGGCGGCCACCTACGGCTGGGTCGGGCTGCTCGTCGCCGCGCCGCTTCTCGTCCTCGCCACCGGGCGGATCCGAGCGGCGCTGGCGGGCGTCTTCGTCGCCGGCCATCTCGCGATGCCGTTCCTCCTCCAGATCGGGGTGTTTCCCCTCGTGTCCGTCGTCGGACTGCTGCCGTTCTTTCCGCCCGCAGCGTGGGACCGGGCGGAGCGGCGCGTCGCTCCGGTTGCGACGCGCGTCGGAGGAGTGGTCGGATCGCCGCGGTCGGGTCCGAGCAGACCGGGATCGATGGCCTATCGCGCCGCCGCTGCCGGCCGACGAGTCGCGCCGGCCGTCGCCGCGGTCCTGCTCGCGGCGCTGCTCTGCTGGAACGCACTGGCGATCGGTCTCGTCGCGACGCCGGACCCGGTCGCCGCGGTGAGCGACCCCACAGAGAGCGGGTGGGACATGTTCGCACCGGATCCACCCACGACAGACTCGCTCGTCCTCGCGACGGCCGCGACCGCGGACGGCGACCGGGTTGACGCCCTGTACGGCGACGACGTCGCGGCCGACAGGCCGCCGGCGGCGGCCCGGGCGTATCCGACGGCTCGGTGGCGGAAGTTCCTCACGCTCCTCGCGGACTCGCCGGATCCGACGCGCACCCGTCACCTCCTCGGGCACCTCTGTGATCGCGCCGGCGGACGCGCGGGCGCGGAGATCGAACGCGTCTCGGTCTCGTTCGCCGCCGTCGACGTCGCCGACGGCGAGACGCGAGTCACGCTGCTCGGCGAGCGGCGGTGTGACGGCCGGTGA
- a CDS encoding 30S ribosomal protein S24e, with protein MDVDIISEEENPMLHRTDIRFETTHEEATPSRLSVRDSLAAKLDKDSEEVVVHELDTKFGMRKTVGYAKVYDTAADALDVEQEYMLERNKIGGEGDADAEEA; from the coding sequence ATGGACGTCGACATCATCTCCGAAGAGGAGAACCCCATGTTGCACCGCACCGACATCCGCTTCGAGACGACCCACGAGGAGGCGACGCCTTCGCGCCTCTCTGTCCGCGACTCGCTCGCGGCCAAACTCGATAAGGACTCCGAGGAGGTCGTCGTCCACGAGCTGGACACCAAGTTCGGCATGCGGAAGACGGTCGGCTACGCGAAGGTGTACGACACCGCGGCCGACGCGCTCGACGTCGAACAGGAGTACATGCTCGAACGCAACAAGATCGGCGGCGAGGGCGACGCGGACGCCGAAGAGGCCTAA
- the spt4 gene encoding transcription elongation factor subunit Spt4, translating to MAEDRLACRECHHVNDPDAQTCEHCGSSSLTEDWAGYVIITQPEESEIAEEMNVTKAGSYALKVR from the coding sequence ATGGCCGAGGACCGCCTCGCGTGTCGGGAGTGTCACCACGTCAACGACCCCGACGCACAGACCTGCGAGCACTGCGGGTCGTCGTCGCTGACGGAAGACTGGGCGGGCTACGTCATCATCACCCAGCCGGAGGAAAGCGAGATCGCAGAAGAGATGAACGTCACGAAGGCCGGCTCGTACGCGCTGAAGGTCCGGTAG
- a CDS encoding DUF5808 domain-containing protein, whose translation MADKPSSGEILGIPYNFDRPSLGRLLSSHWQPDEGMLVEKPFGIGYTLNLANWRSWIVLAVAGGLYYQQAQSGAGGSDGDASDSDDDGPVEVIVDGE comes from the coding sequence ATGGCAGATAAACCGTCGTCGGGTGAAATACTCGGAATCCCGTACAACTTCGATCGACCGAGCCTCGGTCGCCTCCTCTCGTCGCACTGGCAGCCGGACGAGGGCATGTTGGTCGAGAAGCCGTTCGGCATCGGCTACACCCTGAACCTCGCGAACTGGCGGTCGTGGATCGTCCTCGCGGTCGCCGGCGGCCTCTACTACCAGCAGGCACAGAGCGGGGCCGGCGGCAGCGACGGGGACGCGTCCGACTCGGACGACGACGGCCCCGTCGAAGTGATCGTCGACGGCGAGTAA
- the cofD gene encoding 2-phospho-L-lactate transferase, which yields MVTFLAGGTGTPKLLDGATRVWDPDEVAVVANTGDDVELGGHLVCPDVDTVLFAGGGVLDRDRWWGIEGDTTETHGELRRLADEIGIEPGPRYLDADAQTAGREIARWRRFSAVGEFMEIGDRDRAVHLTRTSLLDEGHTLTETTRTLADAFGLDGDLLPMSDDPVATLVHTADGETLHFQEYWVARRGKPAVADVEFRGADTAAPTDAVRQALADPVVIGPSNPVTSIGPMLALPGFERALRETPVVAVSPFVGDEVFSGPAADLMAGTGTDPSTAGVAETYPFADAFVLDEDDPTSLDRHVERTDTQIGDGDDAERVSRACERALEAVGAGELPPSGGPDPDGDLASDAEVTER from the coding sequence ATGGTCACGTTCCTCGCCGGCGGCACGGGGACGCCGAAGCTGCTCGACGGGGCGACCCGCGTGTGGGATCCCGACGAGGTCGCGGTCGTCGCCAACACGGGCGACGACGTCGAACTCGGCGGCCACCTCGTCTGTCCGGACGTCGACACCGTGCTGTTCGCGGGCGGCGGCGTCCTCGACCGCGACCGGTGGTGGGGGATCGAGGGCGATACGACGGAAACTCACGGTGAGCTCCGTCGGCTCGCCGACGAGATCGGAATCGAGCCGGGACCGCGGTACCTCGACGCCGACGCGCAGACTGCGGGCCGCGAGATCGCCCGGTGGCGGCGCTTCTCGGCCGTCGGCGAGTTCATGGAGATCGGCGACCGCGACCGCGCGGTACACCTCACGCGCACGAGCCTCCTCGACGAGGGACACACGCTCACAGAAACCACGCGCACGCTCGCCGACGCCTTCGGGCTCGACGGTGATCTCCTCCCGATGTCAGACGACCCGGTCGCGACCCTCGTCCACACCGCGGACGGCGAGACGCTCCACTTTCAGGAGTACTGGGTGGCGCGACGCGGCAAGCCCGCGGTCGCCGACGTGGAGTTCCGCGGTGCCGATACCGCGGCTCCGACCGACGCGGTTCGGCAGGCGCTCGCGGACCCGGTCGTGATCGGTCCCTCGAACCCCGTCACGAGCATCGGCCCGATGCTCGCGCTCCCCGGTTTCGAGCGCGCGCTCCGCGAGACGCCGGTGGTCGCGGTCTCGCCGTTCGTCGGCGACGAGGTCTTTTCGGGGCCGGCCGCCGACCTGATGGCCGGGACCGGGACCGATCCCTCGACCGCCGGCGTCGCCGAGACGTACCCGTTCGCGGACGCGTTCGTGCTCGACGAGGACGATCCGACGTCCCTCGATCGGCACGTCGAGCGCACCGACACGCAGATCGGCGACGGCGACGACGCAGAGCGCGTCTCTCGGGCCTGCGAGCGTGCGCTGGAGGCGGTCGGCGCGGGCGAACTACCCCCCAGCGGCGGCCCGGACCCCGACGGCGACCTCGC
- a CDS encoding DNA-directed RNA polymerase, translated as MYKRVRLKDTVEVPPKHLADVTDERVKALLQDKLEGRMDEDVGSVVSVIDVHDIGEGAVLHNRPGVYYEAEFDALTYDPDMQEVADGTVVETVEFGAFVGIGPVDGLLHVSQITDEYLTFDGANQQLASSDSDKTLGVDDAVRVRVVTKSIDERNPRDSKIGLTAKQPGLGKHEWLEGQRKHREQTGEEAD; from the coding sequence ATGTACAAACGAGTTCGACTCAAGGATACGGTCGAGGTACCGCCGAAACACTTGGCGGACGTCACCGACGAGCGGGTGAAAGCCCTGCTACAGGACAAGCTGGAAGGACGGATGGACGAGGATGTCGGCAGCGTCGTGAGCGTCATCGACGTCCACGACATCGGCGAGGGAGCGGTGTTACACAACCGGCCCGGCGTTTACTACGAGGCCGAGTTCGACGCGCTCACCTACGACCCCGACATGCAGGAGGTCGCGGACGGCACCGTCGTCGAGACGGTGGAGTTCGGCGCGTTCGTCGGTATCGGTCCGGTCGACGGGCTGCTCCACGTCTCGCAGATCACGGACGAGTACCTCACGTTCGACGGAGCGAACCAGCAGCTCGCCTCCTCGGACTCCGACAAGACGCTCGGCGTCGACGACGCCGTGCGGGTCCGCGTCGTGACGAAGAGCATCGACGAGCGCAACCCCCGGGACTCGAAGATCGGACTCACGGCGAAACAGCCCGGACTCGGGAAACACGAGTGGCTGGAGGGACAGCGAAAACACCGCGAACAGACCGGTGAGGAGGCCGACTGA
- a CDS encoding PIN domain-containing protein, whose amino-acid sequence MLADATPPVVALDASALMAPVEANVRLFEELDRLLVTYEAVVPAAVVAELDGLQAGNGAEATAASVGADLAGRAATVETEATYADDALVELVADGRVDGVVTNDRPLANRVLEADAPVIGLRGRNTLAITEP is encoded by the coding sequence ATGCTCGCGGACGCGACCCCGCCGGTCGTCGCGCTCGACGCGAGCGCGCTTATGGCCCCGGTGGAGGCGAACGTTCGGCTCTTCGAGGAACTCGATCGGCTCCTCGTGACCTACGAGGCGGTCGTTCCCGCTGCGGTCGTGGCCGAACTGGACGGGCTACAGGCCGGGAACGGCGCTGAGGCGACCGCGGCGAGCGTGGGAGCGGACCTCGCGGGGCGGGCGGCGACGGTAGAGACCGAAGCAACGTACGCTGACGACGCGCTCGTCGAACTGGTCGCCGACGGCCGGGTCGACGGCGTCGTCACCAACGATCGACCGCTGGCGAATCGGGTGCTGGAGGCGGACGCACCAGTAATCGGTTTAAGGGGTCGGAACACACTGGCGATAACGGAACCCTAG
- a CDS encoding DUF5809 family protein, with protein MHTRGTFAPETRADALERYEEVGPVAQVVVREATKAMEFDADEYDERVTPEVVQTARDATFSELLAVHVGDESEFEAWLADSEFDDEDVVRIGSETVENVVWHPIPFADTVIAATYQEEPDAAASTLRRNAFGRVYREEFYASGR; from the coding sequence ATGCACACCAGAGGGACGTTCGCGCCGGAGACCCGCGCCGACGCGCTCGAACGCTACGAGGAGGTCGGCCCCGTCGCGCAGGTGGTCGTCCGCGAGGCGACGAAGGCGATGGAGTTCGACGCCGACGAGTACGACGAGCGCGTCACCCCGGAAGTGGTCCAGACCGCCCGCGACGCGACCTTCTCGGAGCTGCTCGCCGTCCACGTCGGCGACGAGAGCGAGTTCGAGGCGTGGCTCGCCGACAGCGAGTTCGACGATGAGGACGTGGTACGGATCGGCTCCGAAACCGTCGAGAACGTGGTGTGGCACCCGATACCGTTCGCCGACACGGTGATCGCGGCGACGTATCAAGAGGAGCCCGACGCGGCCGCGAGCACCCTTCGCCGGAACGCGTTCGGGCGCGTGTATCGCGAGGAGTTCTACGCTTCGGGGCGGTAG
- a CDS encoding translation initiation factor IF-2 subunit gamma — protein MTEANTQPEVNIGLVGHVDHGKTTLVQALSGSWTDQHSEEMKRGISIRLGYADATFRRCPGVDAPECYTVDETCEDGSESEPLRTVSFVDAPGHETLMATMLSGASIMDGAVLVVSATEDVPQAQTEEHLMALDLIGIENVVIAQNKVDLVDRDRAVDNYQQIQEFVEGTVAEDAPIVPVSAQQEVNLDLLIDAIETEIPTPDRDPGESAQMYAARSFDINRPGATAADLKGGVVGGSLVSGELSVGDGLEIRPGREVDEEGQTEWRPLETTVRSLQAGSNDVESARPGGLLGVGTGLDPSLTKGDALAGQVAGEPGTLPPTRNEFEMQVDLLDRVVGKEDDESGESDIEEISTGEPLMLTVGTATTVGAVTSARDGECEVSLKRPVCAEEGAQIAINRRVGARWRLIGVGTLS, from the coding sequence GTGACTGAAGCCAACACACAACCGGAGGTGAACATCGGTCTCGTCGGTCACGTCGACCACGGGAAGACGACGCTCGTGCAGGCGTTGTCCGGCTCGTGGACCGACCAGCACAGCGAGGAAATGAAACGCGGCATCTCGATCCGACTGGGCTACGCGGACGCGACGTTCCGCCGCTGCCCCGGCGTCGACGCGCCCGAGTGTTACACCGTCGACGAGACGTGCGAGGACGGCTCCGAGAGCGAGCCGCTCCGAACCGTCTCGTTCGTCGACGCGCCGGGCCACGAGACGCTGATGGCGACGATGCTGTCGGGAGCCTCGATTATGGACGGGGCCGTCCTCGTCGTGAGCGCCACGGAGGACGTCCCGCAGGCACAGACGGAAGAGCACCTGATGGCGCTCGATCTGATCGGGATCGAGAACGTCGTCATCGCCCAGAACAAGGTGGATCTGGTCGACCGCGACCGCGCCGTCGACAACTACCAGCAGATCCAGGAGTTCGTCGAGGGTACCGTCGCGGAGGACGCGCCGATCGTCCCCGTCTCCGCCCAGCAGGAGGTCAACCTCGATCTCCTCATCGACGCCATCGAGACGGAGATCCCGACCCCTGACCGCGATCCCGGAGAGAGCGCCCAGATGTACGCGGCCCGCTCGTTCGACATCAACCGTCCGGGCGCGACCGCGGCGGATCTCAAGGGCGGCGTCGTCGGCGGCTCGCTCGTCAGCGGCGAGCTGTCGGTTGGCGACGGGCTGGAGATCCGACCGGGCCGCGAGGTCGACGAGGAGGGACAGACGGAGTGGCGACCGCTCGAAACGACGGTCAGATCGCTGCAGGCCGGGAGCAACGACGTCGAGAGCGCTCGCCCGGGCGGTCTGCTCGGCGTCGGCACCGGACTCGATCCGAGCCTGACGAAGGGCGACGCGCTCGCGGGACAGGTCGCTGGCGAGCCCGGCACGCTCCCGCCGACCCGCAACGAGTTCGAGATGCAAGTCGATCTGCTCGACCGCGTCGTCGGAAAGGAAGACGACGAGAGCGGCGAGAGCGACATCGAGGAGATCAGCACGGGCGAGCCCCTGATGCTCACCGTCGGCACCGCCACAACGGTCGGCGCGGTGACGAGCGCGCGCGACGGCGAGTGCGAGGTGAGCCTCAAACGCCCCGTCTGCGCCGAGGAGGGCGCACAGATAGCGATCAACAGACGAGTCGGCGCGCGGTGGCGGCTCATCGGCGTCGGGACGCTCTCGTAA
- a CDS encoding bifunctional N(6)-L-threonylcarbamoyladenine synthase/serine/threonine protein kinase: MRVLGIEGTAWCASAALYDAETDSVLIESDPYEPDSGGIHPREAAEHMSEAIPAVVDAVVTAAETRHGPDAVDAVAFSRGPGLGPCLRTVGTAARALAGALDVPLVGVNHMVAHLEIGRHRSGFDSPVCLNASGANAHLLGYHDGRYRVLGETMDAGVGNAIDKFTRHVGWNHPGGPKVEAAAAEYAAEHAADGPEDLLDLPYVVKGMDFSFSGISSAANDAYDDGVPVEAICFSLQEHVFAMLTEVTERALSLTGASELVLGGGVAQNDRLREMLSTMCDDRGADFHAPEPRFLRDNAGMIAVLGAKMARAGDTVAIADSAVDPNFRPDQVPVTWRDDGSVAVGEGVDTPETRVTDRRGAEAVVDIETGDGDGRVIKRRVPKRYRHPELDRSIRRDRTVSEARITSEARRAGVPTPLVYDIDVPNATLTLQHVGDRDLAVAIDDGDAWVRATGRHLATLHEAGIVHGDPTTRNVRIADEPQSTPEAERTTLIDFGLGYHTGHVEDHAMDLHVFEGSVRATATDPEALIDAFEAGYAAVGDPTVLDRLRDVEGRGRYQ, translated from the coding sequence ATGCGCGTTCTCGGCATCGAGGGAACCGCGTGGTGTGCGAGCGCCGCGCTGTACGACGCCGAGACCGACTCCGTTCTCATCGAATCGGACCCGTACGAGCCGGACAGCGGCGGCATTCACCCGCGCGAGGCCGCAGAACACATGTCCGAGGCGATCCCTGCGGTCGTCGACGCGGTGGTAACCGCGGCTGAAACCCGGCACGGCCCGGACGCCGTCGACGCCGTCGCCTTCTCACGCGGCCCCGGCCTCGGCCCCTGTCTCCGCACGGTCGGCACCGCGGCGCGGGCGCTCGCGGGCGCGCTCGACGTCCCCCTCGTCGGGGTGAATCACATGGTGGCCCACCTCGAGATCGGCAGGCACCGTTCGGGATTCGACAGTCCGGTCTGTTTGAACGCCTCCGGCGCGAACGCGCACCTGCTCGGCTACCACGACGGTCGCTACCGCGTGCTCGGTGAGACGATGGACGCCGGCGTCGGCAACGCTATCGACAAGTTCACCCGCCACGTCGGGTGGAACCACCCCGGCGGACCGAAGGTCGAGGCCGCGGCCGCGGAGTACGCGGCGGAGCACGCTGCGGACGGTCCCGAAGACCTCCTCGATCTCCCGTACGTCGTCAAGGGAATGGACTTCTCGTTTTCCGGAATCAGCTCCGCGGCCAACGACGCGTACGACGACGGCGTACCGGTGGAGGCGATCTGCTTTTCGCTGCAAGAACACGTGTTTGCGATGCTCACCGAGGTCACAGAGCGGGCGCTGTCGCTAACCGGCGCGAGCGAACTCGTCCTCGGCGGCGGCGTCGCCCAGAATGACCGGTTACGAGAGATGCTCTCGACGATGTGTGACGACCGGGGAGCCGACTTTCACGCGCCCGAGCCGCGCTTCCTCCGCGACAACGCCGGGATGATCGCGGTCCTCGGCGCGAAGATGGCGCGAGCGGGCGACACCGTCGCGATCGCCGACTCCGCCGTCGATCCGAACTTCCGTCCGGATCAGGTGCCCGTGACGTGGCGCGACGACGGATCGGTCGCCGTCGGCGAAGGCGTCGACACGCCCGAGACTCGCGTGACCGACCGCCGGGGAGCGGAGGCAGTCGTCGATATCGAGACGGGCGACGGGGACGGCCGCGTGATCAAACGCCGGGTTCCGAAGCGGTATCGACACCCGGAGCTGGACCGCTCGATCAGACGCGACCGAACCGTCTCCGAGGCGCGGATCACGAGCGAGGCGCGCCGCGCCGGGGTTCCGACCCCGCTCGTGTACGACATCGACGTGCCGAACGCGACGCTCACGCTCCAGCACGTCGGCGACCGGGACCTCGCGGTCGCCATCGACGACGGTGACGCGTGGGTGCGCGCGACGGGCCGACACCTCGCGACGCTCCACGAGGCCGGGATCGTCCACGGGGATCCGACGACCCGGAACGTCAGAATCGCGGACGAGCCGCAATCGACCCCGGAAGCGGAACGAACCACGCTCATCGATTTCGGACTCGGCTATCACACCGGCCACGTCGAGGACCACGCGATGGACCTCCACGTTTTCGAGGGGTCGGTCCGGGCGACCGCGACAGACCCTGAGGCGCTGATCGACGCGTTCGAGGCGGGATACGCCGCCGTCGGCGACCCGACCGTCCTCGACCGTCTTCGCGACGTCGAGGGGCGCGGCCGGTACCAGTGA